The stretch of DNA CACTGGAAGTTAACGGCGGAGAAGTTGGGATGTCTGTCAGAGATGACTTCACTGACTTTGAATTCTATGTCGATTTTCACATGATAAACCCGCTCTGGGCATCGAATTGGGTTGTGCGTGCGAAAGACGTAAACAATTGTACGCTTGTTCAAATTGTGGCAGATAATCGTAATCAATTTTGGTGGTTTACGAGAGTTGGTGGTAATTATATCGTTAAAGATGACGATAAATTGGACAATGAGTCGGGTCTGCACCCTGAACTTGGTGAATGGTATACGATAAAGATCGTTGCCGAAGGTGAGCGTTACGATCTCTATTTGGGTGAGCAGGGCGAGGAACTCGAATTAGCTTGCACATGGGAAGATGAAACCAATGACAAGGGCGGCATAGGTTTCAGAGCAAGTGGAGGTGAACATAGTTTGTATGATAATATGTTGGTTACAACCGTAGGGCACAGTTTCGCAGTGAATCCCGCTGATGCCTTGCCGGTCACATGGGCAAAACTCAAGATGAGATAATAGGTTCAGAAGGAACGATTGAATGCACATCGAATTGCCATTTGTAGACTGCACAGACTTCATCAGCGACCGTTCTCGACTTCTTGAGCACAGCCATCAGAACGGCTATCTCTTTTTCCGTGGACTACTCCCGACAGGACCCGTGCTTGAACTCCGTCGACAGGTGCTCCATGTAGCAGCGCAGCACGAACTCCTTGAACCAGGCACTCATCTCGATGCCGCTATCCGTAGAAAAGGGGTCTTCATCTGCGAGCAGGACGGATCCGAAACCTTCAGGCGTTTCTACATTGACGTTCAGAAACTCCGACTCTTCCACGCCCTTCCCCATCACGAGCATATCGTGCGAGTTCTGGAAGTTCTGTTCGACAACTCTGTTTTGATTCACCCACGGCACATCTGTCATGTCATTTTCCCCGGAGAGCATCAGTATACCACCCCTCCACATCAGGATTTCCACCCAGTTCGCGGTGCGCAAGATACGTGGACAGTGTGGACGCCGTTGGGAGACTGTGACACCGAGTTAGGAGGCTTGGCGATTGCACGTGGATCGAACCGTCGTGGGTTCTTAACGGACAACGATGTCCGTTCATGGAAATTGCTTGAAGACAGTACGGAATGGGCATGGAATCCCTTCACGTGCGGAGATGTCCTCATGTTTCACAGTTTAACGATTCACCGAGGTCGCGACAACATGACCGAGGATCG from Candidatus Poribacteria bacterium encodes:
- a CDS encoding DUF1080 domain-containing protein — protein: MRFSSFTLFLFLLILIYAPLCVGEVLFEDDFEKKEIDKGKWAPTGGWNLDGGTLEVNGGEVGMSVRDDFTDFEFYVDFHMINPLWASNWVVRAKDVNNCTLVQIVADNRNQFWWFTRVGGNYIVKDDDKLDNESGLHPELGEWYTIKIVAEGERYDLYLGEQGEELELACTWEDETNDKGGIGFRASGGEHSLYDNMLVTTVGHSFAVNPADALPVTWAKLKMR
- a CDS encoding phytanoyl-CoA dioxygenase family protein; the protein is MHIELPFVDCTDFISDRSRLLEHSHQNGYLFFRGLLPTGPVLELRRQVLHVAAQHELLEPGTHLDAAIRRKGVFICEQDGSETFRRFYIDVQKLRLFHALPHHEHIVRVLEVLFDNSVLIHPRHICHVIFPGEHQYTTPPHQDFHPVRGAQDTWTVWTPLGDCDTELGGLAIARGSNRRGFLTDNDVRSWKLLEDSTEWAWNPFTCGDVLMFHSLTIHRGRDNMTEDRIRLATSARYQSISEPVDEDALTVHLGCAKWAEVYSDWETDDPLKYYWNTIDMNVQSAFHRRRAKPADG